ATCATGTTCTTATAAACATATTCTAAATAATGATCCATGATCTAAAAGTTATGGAATTAGTGCCTACATTAAACTTTGAGTGATATGATGAGATGTAATTATTATTAGGTCTTATAAATAGAATCATAGTTCATGAGCAAATGAGAGTATGCATTTAAGAATATCTTataaataatactatattaatttttttaattaaaagtatTATCTTTTAATTGCATCACAATATTCTATTTTATCGTTTCCTTGCTCTCTGTCCTCAATAATATCTCCTCCAAAATATTATTGAGTTCCGGCATCGACAGCGCCTTGCAGATGTGTTGTTGGCTCTTGCAGACACCCAAATCTCCTGACAGCCTCGTGCACAACTGCAATCACCAGAGGAAGAATCAAATTGCTTGGTTTAGAACTGTGAAGCTACTTCATCAGCTACAAACCGGAGGTTTCTTTGAGCTGCAGCTTCTAAGCTTGTAATGACGAGTTCAACTTCATACCTGTCTATATAATGAAGAATCTCCATGAGATTTTCTTAGCTCCACAATATACAGAGATGGACTGAGCTCAAACACCTGATATCACCATTGTAGAGAATTGGGATCAACAGAGGATTAATAGGATACTGTGTAAGTGGAAGTGTGAGCAAGAAGATGATCAAGATTTACCTCTGCAGCAACTGAGAGTGATGAAGAGATCCTTGGGAACTTCGAACTCTTGATTTGGTGGCTAAATTTCAGCTGCCAAAGAATGGATTTAGAAACAACTAGTTGTAATTTCTGAATGCTTTTATTATTGGACTGGCCTCAGATGGAATTATCAGACGAAGTACCAAGCACTTACTTTGCCATGTCCTCTATGGATTTGAAACCCCATTTCAGTAACAATATGCTCAATCTTCTCAAACAGGTGTTTGGGTGAATGATTGGATGTGAACCTTATTTTCCTCTCTGAGACATCCTACAAAAGTCAGTCAGCAGAGGCGTTTTTGTCGGGTCTACTTTCTTATACGTTAGTCAATTCAGTAATCAGCAGACAACAAGTTACCTCTTTCTCAAAAAAACCAGAGAGATCAAGAGAGGAAGACATGCCAATGAGTTGAAATGCATTGATTTGGGTTGGAGTAGTTCCCTTTTCATCTGACTCATTATGCTTGCAAAACATAAGGGGAATTAAGTCAGTATCACAGCCCTCAAAAGTGGCATGAAGGATCAAACTAGTACTTCCATGTAGTATCAGAAAATTCATTCATTGCTTACCATTTTAGTGGAAGATGGTTCACTATATGGAactaaatcatcatcatcatcatcatcatcatcatcatcaatgggGATGACTGGGGTGTAGTCTTGCTTGAACCAGTCATGTGCTTTGATCCCAGCTACATCTATCCTTGTGATGGGATTTGGATCAAGCATTCTTCTCAACAGGTCTTGAGCATCAGGGGAGAGCCACCTAGGGATCTTTGTGTCCCCCCTAAAGATCTGAACAAATGGAGAAACATTGCCATTATTTTCCGTCATCTTCTCCTCACAAAACATAAATCATCCACCAATCCACTACATACCTTCTGACAAAGCACAGCAAGGTTTCTGTCATCAAATGGAAGAGACCCTGTAAGAATCACATATAGGATGACACCACAAGACCATATGTCTGATCTCGCACCATCATATCCTCTATTTTTAAGAACCtagaaataatttcataaaaagaaattgTCAAATGAAATGTTTATGAAGCACAAGTATCCAAAATGTTCATCCTTTAAATCAGGGTGTGTTACCTCAGGTGCAACATAGTTGGGGCTTCCACAGGTTGTATGCAGCAACCCATCATTCTGAGACAATAAGGCAGGAAGGAAGTTGAAACATGAGCTCTCGTCATTTTGGTTTTGGCCAACGcaaacaagaacaagaagaacaTACCCCAACATGTTGTGGTAAGGCGCTGAGGCCGAAATCTGAAACCTTTATGTTGCCCTTTTCATGCACAAGAACATTTTCTGGCTGCATCATGTGAAGAGAAAAGGTGTCATACATAAAGCACACAGAGAAGAACAAGCCGTTTAAGTGCTCAAGCAAATCTACACTGATTACCTTCAAATCTCTGTGGTAGACTCCCTTGTCATGACAGTAGCTTACAGCATCAATCAGCTGCTGGAAAAGCTTCCGACCCTCGCGTTCTGAGAGCCTTCCCTTCAGTGCCTTTGTAATCGATCATGCCAGTATAAGAATGATGAATCAACAACTGATTCACTCAAGAACTGATAGAATAATAGAGACAATATATCCAACATGAAGCAGTAAACTACCAAACAGTTAATAGGGGCCAGAATTCTTACAATTTTGTCGAACAATTCGCCACCATTTACGTATTCAAGCACCATGTAAATCTTAGTTTTGCTTGCTGACACCTGCATTAAAAAGAGGTTGTGTATAAGAAAAAACAAGTACAATAACAAAAGAACCAATTGGTGATATGTCCATCAATTAGTTAAGACAGCAAGTAAAAGTGACGAATGACATCTCATTCAAGGTCTGTAGGTACTGTCGTGGTTCAAAGAATcacatgcatgatatgatgcttcctttttcttttaagaaaaatGGATGCATCAATCGTAGAAAGGCATGATGCTGAATGTGTTGCTGAGACACGCATGCAATATAGTTGCAATTCTGACACCAATGAATTATACTACGTGACCTGTGGGCCTGTCCCAAATGGGCCACACGGCGGCTAGTCCGGTTCACCGGTTCACCCACCCAGCAGGATATAATTAGAGGACGAAGACAACAGGTGGAAGTGGAATCTCCATTTCCTAAATGTTCCTAAGTGGAATCCTGATGATGGTTCTCCTGAATCATAGAGGAAAGGGAGGAAGATGGAGATCAGACCTCGTGTAACCTGACTACACTCGGATGCTTCAGCAGCTTCAACGTGCCGATCTCCCTCTTAATCTGACAGCAACGCAGAACAGtcagctcctcctcctcttcctcctcctcagaaAGAGGACGACAACAACACACGAGCTTACCTGATCGCTGAAGTTGAGGGACTGCACGCGGCTGCGGTCGAGGATCTTGACGGCGAAGGCCTGCCCGGTTTCGACGTGCTTAGCGTACTTCACCTTGCCGAAGTTGCCCTCGCCAAGCGTCCGCCCCAGCACGTACTTCCCCAGCACTCGCAATCCCTCCCCTCCTCCTTCCTTCACCATGTATAATATATATCTTCacgccttctcttcctcttctgctttCCTATGCGGTGGGGGACGGAATAGAGGGAGGAGGAGCGGGAGGGCCCTTTATAGACGGCTGCTGCATCTCTCACCAATCAAAGCAACTGCTGCGTGCCACGTGATAGTATGCCGCGTCTCGTGGTGCGCTGGTGAGGGGATGTAACGTAGTTTCTTTGAATGCGGTCAACAAACGTGATGTCCGTGGACAGTCAACGTCACCTCATCTCCTTGTGGTCTCAATCCAGCGTTCATATGTATATTTAACTCGGAAGAGTACGTGTCCATATAATAAAACTTTGAACGGAACGAGTAaaaaatttgaatatatatatatatatatatatatatatatatatatatatatatatatatatatatatatatatatatatatatgaatgataaAAATTTATAGACGTAAGAACATTGATAATTTCTTTTGATGTGCTTTGAAAGATAGGATAATAAGAACCACTACCTCCAAAAGTTTAGGTAGATTGTAATAGATTTGGATGTTGATTCATCTATATATTGAACTGAAAGTAAAAAAGAATCAATTAATGAAAGAAATTATGGTGCTAAATCTTGGAAGATTTGTCGATTGGCGAAAGCTTAGCCTAATCAAAACGTAATATAAGTTCATTTTTACTGTAAGGCGAATTTTGACTTTGACCTTACTAGTAATAGACAAAAATCATGTTGATTTGTATGCATACCATGTCCAACCTATAATACCCCACCTTGATGCCTAAAgatgcaaaagcaaggaaggtaaTGTACTCATgttgtgttctctctctctctctctctctctctcatattgtAACGTATCCACCCACAAGGTTCACATTCTCCTACCCCAATAAATAAATATTCACTAAAATACCTCGGTATTTTATCTAATGCGTGTGCAAAGCATGCATGTTTGCCCAAATCCGTTACATGTACAGTGAATGAATGATTTCATGAAGTGATCTTCTATTTgaccaacaacaaaagaaaaaacatacGCGGGATGACTTTTTATTATGAATGAGTCCTTTCTCATTATCCACTTCTACTTTTGGTTGAATTGATGGTAATCTATAATTTAATATGATTTTACTAGTGATAGATGTACGAAAATAAAAAATGTATCGAGTCGTACGATCTTAAATAATGCAGATTAACTTCAGCCAAACAAGCCAAAACATCATatgtgataataaaaaatattataatataaaatacatataaaagaaaaaaggatgaatttatgaaaaaaaattctttttgttGAATTTTTCCCCAGAAACAATCTCCCATATTCAGAATTTTCTAACGTGATTTTATTTTTACCTAATACATGGAATACTAGTGATCTTACACTCAATCATCTCCCACTTTTTCCTCCACCTTTTCCTCCACCTTCCTACAAATCGGTTCGGTAAATCGGTCCAGCTATAGTGTTTTTACatcatgttatagtatttttaacaatactatatatatatatatatatatatatatatatatatatatatatatatatatatatatcaaggtctgtcgtaccggaccgtaccgcccggtacgggcggtacgtaccgatccgacagagcagcggtacgtaccgatccgacagggcagcggtacgtaccgatccgacagggcagcggtacgcggaccgtcctgtaccgtaccgagcactgtagcaatgtagcagtgctacagtgctcggtacacctgggtgtaccgagcggtatactgtaccgtaccggtaccgagcccgggtcgaaacgccggtacagtacggtacgacagaccttgatatatatatagtattataatattttcatagttttactaaaaatattataaattaatataaaaaataaagtagATCAGCCCTTTGAAAAAGGGAGTTAGTGGCTCAGACTATTCTAGAT
This DNA window, taken from Musa acuminata AAA Group cultivar baxijiao chromosome BXJ3-7, Cavendish_Baxijiao_AAA, whole genome shotgun sequence, encodes the following:
- the LOC135643791 gene encoding CBL-interacting protein kinase 1-like yields the protein MVKEGGGEGLRVLGKYVLGRTLGEGNFGKVKYAKHVETGQAFAVKILDRSRVQSLNFSDQIKREIGTLKLLKHPSVVRLHEVSASKTKIYMVLEYVNGGELFDKIALKGRLSEREGRKLFQQLIDAVSYCHDKGVYHRDLKPENVLVHEKGNIKVSDFGLSALPQHVGNDGLLHTTCGSPNYVAPEVLKNRGYDGARSDIWSCGVILYVILTGSLPFDDRNLAVLCQKIFRGDTKIPRWLSPDAQDLLRRMLDPNPITRIDVAGIKAHDWFKQDYTPVIPIDDDDDDDDDDDLVPYSEPSSTKMHNESDEKGTTPTQINAFQLIGMSSSLDLSGFFEKEDVSERKIRFTSNHSPKHLFEKIEHIVTEMGFQIHRGHGKLKFSHQIKSSKFPRISSSLSVAAEVFELSPSLYIVELRKSHGDSSLYRQLCTRLSGDLGVCKSQQHICKALSMPELNNILEEILLRTESKETIK